Proteins encoded in a region of the Enterococcus gilvus ATCC BAA-350 genome:
- a CDS encoding PTS sugar transporter subunit IIB — MKRIMLVCAAGMSTSLLVTKMEKAAEAEGLESDIFAVSASEADSKLEDASKPVDVLLLGPQVRFMKSQFETKLADKGIPVDVIDMKDYGMMNGEAVLNTALKLMK; from the coding sequence ATGAAAAGAATTATGTTAGTTTGTGCAGCAGGAATGAGTACCAGTTTATTAGTAACAAAAATGGAAAAAGCAGCAGAAGCAGAAGGATTGGAATCTGATATCTTTGCGGTCTCAGCTTCGGAAGCGGATTCTAAATTAGAAGATGCAAGCAAACCAGTAGATGTTTTACTATTAGGCCCACAAGTTCGTTTCATGAAGAGCCAATTTGAAACAAAACTTGCGGATAAAGGAATCCCAGTTGATGTCATCGATATGAAAGATTATGGCATGATGAATGGTGAAGCCGTTTTAAATACCGCATTAAAATTAATGAAATAA
- a CDS encoding PTS lactose/cellobiose transporter subunit IIA, whose protein sequence is MSDTMSQEQLEAVMGLIINAGNAKSDAMEAIQAAKEGNFDLAQEKLEAADQALVEAHHSQTGLLTEEASGNPMTVTLLAVHSQDHLMTSITFNDMAKEVVALYKRIGNE, encoded by the coding sequence ATGAGCGATACGATGAGTCAAGAACAATTAGAAGCAGTAATGGGGTTGATCATCAATGCCGGCAATGCGAAAAGCGATGCAATGGAAGCGATTCAAGCCGCTAAAGAAGGCAACTTTGATTTGGCGCAGGAAAAACTTGAAGCAGCCGACCAAGCATTAGTTGAAGCCCATCATTCTCAAACAGGGTTGTTAACAGAAGAAGCCAGCGGTAATCCAATGACCGTGACGCTTTTAGCAGTGCACAGTCAAGATCATTTGATGACTAGTATTACCTTCAATGATATGGCTAAAGAAGTCGTGGCCCTTTACAAACGTATAGGGAACGAATAG
- a CDS encoding GNAT family N-acetyltransferase has protein sequence MKLARDHETLKAITALVEYAFRKQDPIIDDPLFLSRYEHADCYGVYQDNELTNLVMANHFEMQLFQQKVKMAGVGYVASYPEYRGKGGISSIMSELLSDLYDQGVAVSQLAPFSEDFYRKFGYEPTSRRKTYRIPALAFTYLKSERRGTIKRGSWQQLKPEIQSIYQRLLTQQQVGTVIREEWWWERLNDYYPHRFYAVAFDDAGEAKGYIIYRMQGNTLVVDELAYEDELAMRKLLTYLKSHVSSFEEFLYHAPVHECIEKCFLEQDYFTITLEPYMMSRIIDITQLLPKLPIKQQEIILEVTEDKECPWNVGSWQISQGTCQKVQKAGDVKASIHGWSELLLGELSLAEGLFFGKVTASKDVALDIFPKGKQSFYDYF, from the coding sequence GTGAAATTAGCTCGCGATCATGAAACGTTGAAAGCGATCACAGCTTTGGTTGAATATGCTTTTCGAAAGCAAGATCCGATCATTGATGATCCGCTCTTTTTATCACGTTACGAACACGCGGATTGTTATGGAGTGTATCAAGACAATGAATTGACGAACTTAGTGATGGCCAATCATTTCGAGATGCAGCTCTTTCAACAAAAAGTAAAAATGGCTGGTGTTGGGTACGTAGCGAGTTATCCGGAATACCGAGGCAAGGGCGGCATCAGCAGCATCATGTCCGAACTTTTGTCTGATCTGTATGATCAAGGCGTGGCGGTTTCTCAGCTTGCTCCTTTTTCTGAAGATTTTTATCGTAAATTCGGGTACGAACCTACAAGCCGAAGAAAAACATACCGCATCCCGGCACTAGCTTTTACTTATTTAAAAAGTGAAAGAAGGGGGACTATCAAACGCGGATCTTGGCAGCAATTGAAGCCTGAGATCCAATCCATTTACCAACGCTTGCTAACACAGCAGCAAGTCGGAACAGTGATCCGAGAAGAGTGGTGGTGGGAACGTCTAAACGACTATTATCCACATCGTTTTTATGCGGTAGCTTTCGATGATGCTGGTGAGGCGAAGGGTTACATTATTTATCGAATGCAAGGAAACACATTAGTAGTCGATGAGCTCGCTTACGAGGACGAACTCGCGATGCGAAAATTATTAACGTACTTGAAATCCCATGTCTCATCATTTGAAGAATTTCTTTATCATGCTCCTGTTCATGAATGCATAGAAAAATGTTTTCTTGAGCAAGACTATTTCACGATTACTTTGGAACCGTATATGATGAGTCGAATTATTGACATCACGCAATTATTACCGAAACTTCCGATAAAGCAACAAGAAATTATTTTAGAAGTAACTGAAGATAAGGAATGTCCTTGGAATGTTGGTAGCTGGCAGATCAGTCAGGGGACGTGTCAAAAAGTACAAAAAGCAGGCGATGTCAAAGCCTCTATCCACGGGTGGAGCGAATTATTACTAGGCGAATTATCTTTAGCTGAAGGACTTTTCTTCGGGAAAGTCACTGCGTCAAAAGACGTTGCGTTAGATATTTTTCCAAAAGGAAAACAAAGTTTTTATGATTATTTTTAA
- a CDS encoding PTS sugar transporter subunit IIC, translating into MDKFVNFMEKHFIPVASKIGNQRHLVAIRDSFMVTMPLMILGALAVMINNLSLSIPAFGNFMNGIFGGESWKGFGGAVWNGTFGVLSVFIAFLVAYNLARHYGKDPIATGVVSVASFFTLGAATSGMNSSGLFVALIVGMVVAELFTRLVGSPKLVIKMPDGVPPAVARSFASLFPAMIVISIFGLIAAIIAGFGVEDMFAAFYAAVQEPFMSLANSYGSALLIAFITPFLWFFGLHGANMIDPFMQAINAPAIEANANALAAGKAAPYIVNKPFIDSFVNMGGTGVTIGLIIAIYLVGRKNKPFMVVNNLAAAPGIFNINEPLMFGLPLVLNPIMFIPFILTPMVCVTTAYFATKFGLVPPATVMPPWVTPPIIGGFLATQSFSGAILAAVNLVISIAMYVPFVSLATRQELKKVKEAEA; encoded by the coding sequence ATGGATAAATTTGTCAATTTTATGGAAAAACACTTTATCCCGGTTGCTTCAAAAATCGGTAATCAGCGTCACTTAGTCGCGATTCGGGATTCATTTATGGTAACAATGCCGCTAATGATCCTAGGAGCGTTAGCAGTAATGATCAACAACTTGTCACTTTCGATCCCAGCCTTTGGTAACTTCATGAACGGTATCTTCGGCGGCGAATCATGGAAAGGCTTCGGGGGCGCTGTTTGGAACGGAACATTTGGTGTTCTTTCTGTATTCATCGCGTTCTTAGTAGCTTACAATTTAGCTCGCCACTATGGAAAAGATCCAATCGCAACAGGTGTTGTTTCAGTGGCATCATTCTTCACTTTAGGAGCAGCAACTAGCGGAATGAACTCTTCAGGTTTGTTTGTTGCCTTGATCGTGGGTATGGTCGTTGCAGAATTATTCACTCGTTTAGTGGGTAGTCCAAAATTAGTTATCAAAATGCCTGATGGCGTGCCGCCAGCAGTTGCACGTTCATTCGCGTCACTATTCCCAGCGATGATCGTTATCTCGATCTTTGGTTTAATTGCTGCGATTATTGCAGGTTTCGGTGTAGAAGATATGTTTGCTGCTTTCTACGCAGCTGTTCAAGAACCATTCATGAGCTTAGCAAATTCATACGGCTCAGCGTTACTCATTGCTTTCATCACACCATTCTTATGGTTCTTCGGTTTACACGGTGCCAACATGATCGATCCCTTCATGCAAGCAATCAATGCGCCAGCGATTGAAGCAAATGCAAATGCATTGGCAGCAGGTAAAGCAGCTCCGTATATCGTGAACAAACCATTCATCGATTCATTTGTAAACATGGGTGGTACAGGTGTAACGATCGGTTTGATCATTGCTATCTACTTAGTTGGACGTAAAAACAAACCATTTATGGTCGTAAACAACTTGGCAGCAGCTCCTGGTATCTTCAACATCAATGAACCTTTGATGTTCGGTCTGCCATTAGTGTTGAATCCAATTATGTTTATCCCGTTCATTTTGACACCAATGGTCTGTGTAACAACAGCTTACTTTGCGACGAAATTCGGTTTAGTGCCGCCAGCAACAGTAATGCCGCCATGGGTAACTCCTCCAATCATTGGTGGATTCTTAGCTACTCAAAGCTTCTCCGGCGCCATCTTGGCAGCAGTGAACTTAGTAATCTCAATCGCAATGTATGTACCATTCGTATCCTTAGCAACAAGACAAGAATTGAAAAAAGTTAAAGAAGCAGAAGCTTAA
- a CDS encoding glycoside hydrolase family 1 protein, giving the protein MKTFPTNFWWGAATSGPQSEGRFNKKHANVFDYHFEIEPEKFHNHVGPDVASNFYNSYKEDISMMRSIGMNSLRTSIQWSRLIDDLETNTVNQDAVDFYNNVIDTMLAEGMTPVMNLHHFDLPVELYDTYGGWESKKVVDLYVGFAEKCFELFGDRVKYWATHNEPMVVVEGEYLFQFHYPNIVDGKKAVQVAYNLNLASAKAIQAFRKLNIENAQIGTILNLTPTYAASDAPEDQEAARIAELWNNKMFLEPAVYGHFPAELEELLTKDKVLWETTDEEKDILKNNTVDFLGVNFYHPNRVKAPDVAPNSVGEWMPDRYYDAYDMPGRRVNLDRGWEIYPKALYDIAVNIKENYKNIPWYVSENGMGVSNEDRFKNTAGMIEDDYRIDFVQEHLEWLHKGIEEGSNCFGYHMWTPIDCWSWLNSYKNRYGFISNNIHTQIKTVKKSGYWFKEVTERNGLAD; this is encoded by the coding sequence ATGAAAACTTTTCCAACAAATTTTTGGTGGGGCGCAGCCACATCTGGACCACAAAGCGAAGGACGCTTCAACAAAAAACATGCGAATGTCTTTGACTATCATTTCGAGATCGAACCGGAAAAATTCCATAATCATGTAGGACCGGATGTCGCTTCGAATTTTTACAACAGCTACAAAGAAGACATTTCTATGATGCGCTCGATCGGCATGAACAGCTTACGGACCAGCATCCAATGGAGCCGCTTGATCGATGATTTAGAAACAAATACGGTGAATCAAGACGCTGTCGACTTTTATAACAATGTGATCGACACAATGTTGGCAGAGGGCATGACACCTGTGATGAATCTGCACCATTTTGATTTGCCAGTAGAATTGTACGATACATACGGCGGCTGGGAATCAAAGAAAGTGGTGGATCTGTATGTAGGATTTGCTGAGAAATGTTTTGAATTGTTTGGTGATCGTGTGAAATACTGGGCGACGCACAATGAACCAATGGTGGTAGTAGAAGGCGAATACTTATTCCAATTCCACTATCCAAATATCGTTGATGGAAAAAAAGCGGTACAAGTGGCCTACAATTTGAATTTAGCTTCTGCGAAAGCCATCCAAGCATTCCGCAAATTAAACATTGAGAATGCGCAAATCGGAACGATTCTAAATCTGACACCGACTTATGCAGCTTCCGACGCGCCGGAAGATCAAGAGGCTGCGCGTATTGCGGAGCTTTGGAACAATAAAATGTTTTTGGAACCCGCAGTGTATGGACATTTCCCTGCTGAATTGGAAGAGCTGTTGACGAAGGACAAGGTTTTATGGGAAACAACGGACGAAGAAAAAGACATTTTAAAGAATAATACGGTTGATTTCTTAGGGGTGAACTTCTATCATCCGAATCGCGTGAAAGCACCCGATGTTGCACCAAACTCCGTTGGCGAGTGGATGCCTGATCGGTATTATGATGCATATGATATGCCTGGTCGCCGAGTGAATTTGGACCGCGGATGGGAAATCTATCCGAAAGCACTTTACGATATCGCTGTAAATATCAAAGAAAACTATAAGAACATTCCGTGGTACGTATCTGAAAATGGTATGGGTGTTTCTAATGAAGACCGCTTTAAAAACACGGCAGGCATGATCGAAGACGATTATCGGATCGATTTTGTCCAAGAACATCTGGAATGGCTGCATAAAGGAATCGAAGAAGGATCAAATTGCTTCGGCTATCATATGTGGACACCGATCGACTGCTGGTCTTGGTTGAATTCCTATAAGAACCGCTACGGTTTCATTTCAAATAATATTCATACACAAATCAAGACTGTTAAAAAATCAGGCTACTGGTTCAAAGAAGTGACTGAACGAAACGGATTAGCAGACTAA
- a CDS encoding DUF871 domain-containing protein, giving the protein MKRELGISVYPDHSDPQADRAYIKKAAELGYTRIFMSMLEVTEGKEKVSEKFGSIIHYAKDLGFETVLDIAPSIFDDLGISYDDLSFFAALGAEGIRLDEGFDGNKEAMLSYNPEGLAIELNMSNNVAYLDNILSYEANEPFIYGCHNFYPQEGSALPYDFFISCSERFKGHGIKTAAFITSHDAEYGPWDINDGLPTLEMHRHLPIDLQARHMFATGVIDTVIIGNAYASDDELEKVAAVDRYKVSLGIEFVPEATEIERKIVADPKHFRRGDITSTAVRSTMVRVKYASEANPAHDNTQEFQVGDIVVGNDEFGKYKNELQIVLEPHSDSRKNLVGKIPQEEVIMLDFLKPWAKFQFVPKN; this is encoded by the coding sequence ATGAAACGTGAATTAGGTATTTCGGTCTATCCCGATCATAGTGATCCGCAAGCGGATCGCGCGTATATCAAAAAGGCGGCAGAGCTTGGCTATACGCGTATTTTCATGAGTATGCTGGAAGTGACGGAAGGCAAAGAAAAAGTCAGTGAAAAATTCGGTAGCATCATCCATTACGCGAAGGATCTGGGGTTTGAAACAGTTCTAGATATCGCGCCATCGATTTTTGATGATTTGGGTATTTCTTATGACGACCTGAGCTTTTTCGCCGCACTTGGTGCAGAAGGTATTCGGTTGGATGAAGGCTTTGATGGAAATAAAGAGGCAATGCTGAGTTATAATCCGGAGGGTCTGGCCATTGAGCTGAACATGAGTAATAATGTTGCTTATTTGGACAACATCTTATCCTATGAAGCAAACGAACCATTTATCTATGGGTGTCACAATTTCTATCCTCAAGAAGGTTCTGCCTTGCCCTACGACTTTTTTATCAGTTGCAGTGAACGTTTCAAGGGACACGGCATTAAGACGGCTGCGTTTATTACGAGCCATGATGCGGAATACGGCCCATGGGATATCAATGATGGCTTGCCTACACTAGAGATGCATCGCCATCTGCCGATTGATTTACAAGCACGCCACATGTTTGCAACGGGAGTGATCGATACAGTCATCATCGGCAATGCCTATGCTTCTGATGACGAATTGGAAAAAGTAGCAGCCGTCGATCGGTACAAAGTAAGTCTTGGCATTGAATTCGTACCTGAAGCAACAGAAATCGAGCGCAAAATCGTCGCTGATCCAAAGCATTTCCGTCGGGGTGATATTACGTCAACAGCCGTCCGGTCAACGATGGTTCGAGTGAAATATGCCAGCGAGGCAAATCCTGCTCACGACAATACGCAAGAATTTCAAGTGGGAGACATCGTTGTAGGGAATGATGAATTTGGAAAATATAAAAATGAATTGCAGATCGTTTTAGAACCTCATAGTGATTCTCGCAAAAATTTAGTCGGAAAAATACCGCAAGAAGAAGTGATCATGCTGGACTTTTTGAAGCCTTGGGCGAAATTTCAATTCGTTCCTAAAAATTAA
- a CDS encoding amino acid ABC transporter permease codes for MNYLIEVMPQLLQGAAITLKLFAYTILGSLPLGILLSFGLASRFKPLQWILQFYVWIMRGTPLLLQLIFVFYGLPLMGIIFDRFEAALFAFVLNYAAYYAEIFRGGIQSIPVGQYEASKVIGLTPIQTITRIIIPQVVKIVLPSVGNEVINLVKDTSLVYILGLSDVMRAGKIAMERDTTLLPLFGVALIYLVLTGVTSVILKQLENRLNYYR; via the coding sequence ATGAATTATTTGATCGAAGTCATGCCGCAATTATTACAAGGGGCAGCGATAACACTGAAATTATTTGCTTATACGATATTGGGCTCACTGCCGTTAGGAATCTTGCTATCGTTTGGATTGGCGAGCCGCTTTAAACCGTTACAATGGATTTTACAGTTTTATGTATGGATCATGCGAGGGACGCCGTTGCTGCTGCAATTGATTTTCGTCTTTTATGGTCTGCCATTGATGGGAATCATATTCGACCGTTTCGAAGCCGCATTATTTGCTTTCGTATTGAACTACGCCGCTTACTATGCAGAAATTTTCCGTGGTGGGATTCAATCAATTCCAGTTGGGCAATACGAGGCATCGAAGGTCATTGGATTGACACCGATTCAAACGATCACGCGAATCATCATTCCACAGGTCGTTAAAATTGTTTTACCTTCTGTCGGAAATGAAGTCATTAATTTAGTAAAAGATACGTCACTTGTTTATATCTTAGGATTGTCAGATGTGATGCGGGCTGGGAAGATCGCAATGGAACGAGATACGACGTTGCTGCCATTATTCGGGGTAGCGCTCATTTACTTAGTGTTGACTGGGGTGACCTCAGTGATCTTGAAGCAACTAGAAAATCGTTTGAACTATTATCGTTAG
- a CDS encoding amino acid ABC transporter ATP-binding protein gives MIELKKVNKSFGNKKVIDNLDLVIPDGQILAIVGPSGGGKTTLLRTLAGLETADSGTFLLDGAAFDPTSSKEQEQVVGVVFQDFQLFPHLSVLDNITIGPRLVLKQDKETYMNKAEHLASLLGIEELLNNYPYQLSGGQKQRLAIARAMAMNPKVLAYDEPTSALDPALRQQVASLILELKADGVTQIVVTHDLVFAEEIGDQLLKVEPIK, from the coding sequence ATGATCGAATTAAAAAAAGTAAACAAATCGTTTGGAAATAAAAAGGTGATCGATAATTTGGACTTAGTAATTCCAGATGGACAGATCTTAGCGATCGTTGGCCCTTCCGGTGGTGGGAAAACAACCTTACTGAGAACCCTGGCTGGTTTAGAAACAGCAGATAGCGGCACTTTTTTACTAGATGGCGCCGCCTTCGATCCTACTTCTTCGAAAGAACAAGAACAAGTTGTTGGGGTCGTCTTTCAAGATTTTCAATTGTTCCCGCATTTAAGTGTCCTAGACAATATCACGATCGGTCCTAGACTGGTCTTAAAGCAAGACAAAGAAACGTATATGAATAAAGCCGAGCATTTAGCAAGTTTGCTAGGCATTGAAGAATTATTGAACAACTATCCCTATCAATTATCCGGCGGGCAAAAGCAACGTTTAGCGATTGCTCGTGCGATGGCGATGAATCCGAAAGTGTTGGCGTATGATGAGCCAACCAGTGCGCTAGATCCTGCGTTGCGTCAGCAAGTGGCAAGTTTGATTCTGGAATTAAAAGCGGACGGAGTGACTCAAATTGTTGTTACCCACGATTTGGTTTTTGCAGAAGAAATTGGTGATCAGTTATTGAAGGTTGAACCTATCAAATAA
- a CDS encoding transporter substrate-binding domain-containing protein has product MKMKKIILGMVAVLTLVTLAACGKKEASSNESWKTIEKDKKVTIGLDDTFVPMGFKDEDGKIVGFDVDLAKAVFNEYGIKADFQPIDWSMKENELENGTIDLIWNGYTVTESREKKVLFSDAYAQNEQVLVTKKDSGITKPEDMKDKVLGAQEGSSGYEAFNNQAKTLKDIVKENDATLYASFNEAMIDLENNRINGLLIDKVYADYYLKQANKLDAYNIFSVGFENENFAVGARKGDKELVEKINEAFKKLQENGKYGEISKKWFGEELSLPKE; this is encoded by the coding sequence ATGAAAATGAAAAAAATTATTTTGGGAATGGTGGCTGTTTTAACACTGGTGACGTTAGCAGCCTGCGGCAAAAAAGAAGCGAGCAGCAACGAAAGCTGGAAGACGATTGAAAAAGATAAAAAGGTGACGATCGGTTTAGATGACACATTCGTTCCAATGGGATTTAAAGATGAAGATGGAAAGATCGTTGGTTTTGACGTCGATTTAGCCAAAGCAGTGTTTAACGAATACGGGATCAAAGCAGATTTTCAACCAATTGATTGGTCAATGAAGGAAAATGAATTGGAAAACGGCACGATCGACTTGATTTGGAATGGCTACACCGTGACAGAATCACGCGAAAAGAAAGTTTTATTTTCTGATGCTTATGCACAGAATGAACAAGTCCTAGTCACTAAAAAGGACAGCGGCATCACGAAGCCAGAAGATATGAAGGATAAAGTTTTAGGGGCGCAAGAAGGGTCTTCAGGGTATGAAGCCTTCAATAATCAAGCTAAAACACTGAAGGATATCGTGAAAGAGAATGACGCTACGTTGTATGCCAGCTTCAATGAAGCGATGATCGACCTTGAAAACAATCGAATCAACGGATTATTGATCGATAAAGTATACGCGGATTACTACTTGAAGCAAGCAAATAAATTAGATGCCTACAATATTTTCAGCGTAGGATTCGAAAATGAAAACTTTGCGGTCGGTGCACGCAAAGGAGACAAGGAATTGGTTGAGAAAATCAACGAAGCATTCAAGAAGCTGCAGGAAAATGGAAAATACGGTGAGATCTCGAAAAAATGGTTTGGGGAAGAATTGTCCTTGCCTAAAGAATAA
- a CDS encoding DNA translocase FtsK, giving the protein MAQKKRTKKKRKTKKQKQLQEQRLIIGIGLLFILFTVFALFKLGFLGNLIANVLRLIGGNTYQFLALLLGLYGTLLVVKNTKLRLTKPRRWVGIGFFYLGILLILHARLFANVESKDPNILKTTWDLLMTDFLGNQITQNVGGGMLGAALYNLTHFLVSQVGSYLIAGLLLLLGIFLFSLLEFNQVTDYLGNFVEMMQEKFSESDEKKELKAAKREERQAQKAQAKAEKQAAAKAKLEAELAEREKNKVRSMTPGEQLAKESQEPLVKEPEQMTLVPIEGFQENLEPERTTAAPVPKKAPLEDEEIDDPGDLEFEISAEPEDHDYQLPPSTLLDSIPAADQSDEYKKIEQNIKVLEKTFNSFGVEAKVVKASLGPSVTKFEVQPAVGVKVSKIVNLTDDIALALAAKDVRMEAPIPGKSLIGIEVPNSTISTVSFRDIIESQPNHPDKILEVPLGRDISGLVRVADLTKMPHLLIAGSTGSGKSVAINGIITSILMRAKPNEVKLMMIDPKMVELNVYNGIPHLLTPVVTNPRKAAQALQKVVQEMEERYEKFAATGVRNISGFNELVIQKNLEDGQNRPILPFIVVIVDELADLMMVASNEVEDAITRLAQMARAAGIHMILATQRPSVDVITGIIKANVPSRIAFAVSSGTDSRTIIDGNGAEKLLGRGDMLFLPMGENKPIRVQGAFISDHEVEQIVEFVSDQQEAHYEEKMMPTEETSSSPSETPQDELYEEAKALVVDMQTASISLLQRRFRIGYNRAARIVDELEEHGVIGPSTGSKPREVFMQKAEEEPENPLDE; this is encoded by the coding sequence ATGGCGCAAAAGAAGCGTACAAAGAAAAAAAGAAAAACGAAAAAGCAAAAACAACTCCAAGAGCAGCGCCTGATCATCGGCATTGGACTTTTATTTATATTATTTACTGTCTTTGCATTATTTAAGCTAGGGTTCTTAGGAAATCTGATTGCGAATGTCTTACGTCTGATAGGCGGAAACACGTATCAATTTTTAGCCTTGCTGTTAGGACTTTATGGCACGCTGCTCGTTGTAAAGAATACCAAGTTGCGATTGACTAAACCGCGACGATGGGTAGGGATCGGCTTTTTCTACCTTGGAATATTGCTGATTCTTCATGCACGTTTATTTGCGAATGTGGAAAGCAAAGATCCTAATATTTTGAAAACGACTTGGGATTTATTGATGACAGATTTCTTAGGGAATCAAATTACCCAAAATGTCGGCGGTGGAATGCTAGGTGCGGCGCTTTATAATTTAACGCACTTTCTCGTATCACAAGTAGGCAGCTATTTGATTGCCGGCTTATTATTACTATTGGGTATTTTTTTGTTCAGCCTTTTAGAATTCAACCAAGTAACGGATTATTTAGGCAATTTTGTCGAAATGATGCAGGAAAAATTCTCAGAATCTGACGAGAAAAAAGAACTGAAGGCAGCAAAAAGAGAAGAACGGCAAGCACAAAAAGCGCAAGCCAAAGCTGAAAAGCAAGCGGCAGCAAAGGCCAAGCTGGAGGCCGAATTGGCCGAGCGAGAAAAAAACAAGGTTCGTTCAATGACACCAGGGGAGCAATTGGCGAAAGAAAGCCAGGAGCCTTTAGTTAAGGAACCTGAGCAGATGACGCTCGTGCCGATCGAAGGGTTTCAAGAAAATTTGGAGCCCGAAAGAACGACAGCCGCACCTGTACCTAAAAAAGCCCCACTTGAAGATGAGGAGATTGATGATCCAGGTGATTTAGAATTTGAGATCAGCGCGGAGCCTGAGGATCATGACTATCAGTTGCCGCCGTCAACGTTATTAGATTCAATTCCAGCTGCCGATCAAAGCGATGAATACAAAAAGATCGAGCAAAATATCAAGGTATTGGAGAAAACCTTCAATAGTTTCGGTGTAGAGGCCAAAGTCGTCAAAGCCAGCTTAGGACCATCTGTTACGAAATTTGAGGTCCAACCGGCCGTTGGTGTAAAGGTCAGCAAAATCGTCAATCTAACCGATGACATCGCGCTGGCTTTAGCAGCGAAGGATGTCCGAATGGAAGCGCCGATCCCAGGGAAATCTTTGATTGGGATCGAAGTGCCAAACAGCACGATCAGTACGGTGTCATTCCGCGATATCATCGAATCTCAACCGAACCATCCAGATAAAATTCTGGAAGTTCCATTAGGTCGAGACATCTCTGGATTGGTACGGGTGGCAGATTTAACGAAGATGCCCCACTTGCTGATCGCTGGGTCCACTGGTAGTGGTAAATCTGTAGCAATCAACGGGATCATTACAAGTATTTTAATGCGGGCAAAACCAAATGAAGTAAAATTGATGATGATCGATCCGAAAATGGTCGAATTGAATGTGTATAACGGCATTCCTCATCTATTGACGCCGGTCGTGACGAATCCAAGAAAGGCCGCACAAGCGTTGCAAAAAGTCGTTCAGGAGATGGAAGAACGGTACGAAAAATTTGCCGCAACAGGTGTGCGAAATATTTCCGGCTTTAACGAATTGGTGATTCAGAAGAATTTGGAAGATGGTCAAAACAGGCCGATCTTGCCATTTATCGTTGTCATAGTGGATGAGTTGGCAGACTTAATGATGGTCGCAAGCAATGAAGTGGAAGACGCGATTACGCGTTTGGCACAGATGGCGCGGGCGGCGGGTATCCATATGATCCTTGCGACGCAACGTCCAAGTGTCGATGTTATTACCGGAATCATCAAAGCCAATGTTCCGTCACGAATTGCCTTTGCCGTTTCAAGCGGGACGGACTCACGAACGATCATTGATGGAAATGGCGCGGAGAAACTGCTAGGACGTGGAGATATGCTGTTCTTGCCAATGGGAGAGAACAAGCCGATCCGTGTTCAGGGTGCGTTTATTTCAGATCACGAGGTAGAACAGATCGTTGAGTTTGTCTCTGATCAGCAGGAAGCTCACTACGAAGAAAAAATGATGCCAACAGAAGAAACAAGCTCTTCGCCATCAGAAACACCGCAGGATGAACTTTACGAAGAAGCAAAAGCATTAGTAGTGGATATGCAGACAGCGAGCATCTCTTTGTTGCAGCGAAGATTCCGTATCGGCTATAATCGAGCAGCGCGGATCGTGGATGAATTAGAAGAACACGGCGTCATCGGGCCTTCAACCGGCAGCAAGCCGCGGGAAGTCTTTATGCAAAAAGCCGAAGAAGAACCCGAAAATCCATTGGATGAATAA